The genome window GAACTGATCGAATAATGAAGTTACTCTTCCACGACGAAGGTTGGGATGATTACTTATATTGGCAGGAAACGGACAAAAAAATAGTTAAGAAGATCAATGAGCTAATCAAGGCTTGCAGAAGATCCCCTTTTGAAGGAATAGGAAAACCCGAACCATTAAAAGGAGATCTTACTGAATGCTGGTCCAGAAGAATAACGGATGAGCACCGCCTTGTTTATGCCGTCGAAAACAATACGATCATTGTC of Dyadobacter chenhuakuii contains these proteins:
- a CDS encoding Txe/YoeB family addiction module toxin, with the protein product MKLLFHDEGWDDYLYWQETDKKIVKKINELIKACRRSPFEGIGKPEPLKGDLTECWSRRITDEHRLVYAVENNTIIVLKCRHHYKK